From Dehalococcoidia bacterium, the proteins below share one genomic window:
- a CDS encoding Stf0 family sulfotransferase has protein sequence MRGYAICTAPRSGSNWLCQLLTSTGVLGRPLEYFNGPARRELDDPSFPDDPRQQLDRVFTQGATANGVYGLKLFAQQRRQIEPTVDLLRDLPNVSFVFLRRRDVLGQAISWAKALQTLRYRSTQPQRGQAAYSFDAIAERLRSLDQEYADWAAYFGRHPIRPLEVYYEDMLVAPQSVVDKIAKLVGVNESAIVRPTLIDLEVQRDEATEEWRRRFFADQRRRSGSTLWRRLLRRR, from the coding sequence GTGCGAGGATACGCAATCTGCACGGCGCCGCGTTCGGGGAGCAACTGGCTCTGCCAGTTGCTCACGAGCACTGGCGTCCTCGGTAGGCCCCTTGAGTACTTCAACGGCCCCGCCCGCCGGGAGCTCGACGACCCTTCGTTCCCCGATGACCCGCGGCAGCAATTGGATCGCGTGTTCACACAGGGCGCGACCGCCAACGGCGTCTACGGCCTCAAATTGTTCGCACAGCAGCGACGCCAGATCGAGCCGACGGTCGACCTGCTCCGCGACCTGCCTAACGTTTCCTTCGTGTTTCTCAGGCGCAGGGATGTCCTGGGTCAGGCTATCTCCTGGGCCAAGGCGCTCCAGACGCTTCGATATCGCTCAACGCAGCCGCAGCGGGGTCAGGCCGCCTACAGCTTCGACGCCATCGCGGAGAGGCTGCGGAGCCTTGACCAGGAGTACGCTGACTGGGCCGCCTACTTCGGACGACACCCCATACGCCCACTGGAGGTGTACTACGAAGACATGTTGGTGGCTCCGCAGTCGGTGGTCGATAAGATTGCGAAGCTGGTCGGGGTGAATGAGTCTGCGATCGTGCGCCCAACACTCATCGACCTCGAGGTCCAGCGCGACGAGGCCACCGAGGAGTGGCGGCGCCGCTTTTTTGCCGATCAGAGACGGCGCTCCGGCTCAACTCTCTGGCGGAGACTGCTACGCAGGCGCTGA
- a CDS encoding glycosyltransferase family 4 protein produces MRILITNIQLNHRTGTEIFVRDLAAELKSRGHEPLIYTPAPGVISDEVQALGIPVFTRLADVDAAPDVIHGHHCVQTLAAVRRFPRTPAIFVSHSHDADQDKAPRHPAIRRYFGVSQVCIDRLVRDGLPEGRVEFLANFVDTRRFLPRPPLPPRPRRALVFSNYARSDTHLPAVVEACRRARVELDVVGLWNGNPVDAPERLLGQYDLVFAKAKSAIEAMAVGTAVVLCDYAGVGPAVNTSNFWALRRMNFGFQALSGPLTPEAVLASMDAHDPEEAAQVRDIIRSVATVEAAVDFLLGVYEEVLHQGPPGQKMRLGETVSLYLWEIRQRLGLNSQRLRSSLRQRVEPERRL; encoded by the coding sequence TTGCGGATCCTGATCACCAACATCCAGCTCAACCACCGCACGGGCACGGAGATATTCGTCCGAGACCTGGCTGCCGAATTGAAGTCGCGCGGACACGAACCACTAATTTACACACCTGCCCCGGGAGTGATCAGCGATGAGGTCCAGGCCCTGGGCATACCTGTCTTTACTAGGCTAGCTGACGTAGATGCCGCGCCGGATGTCATCCACGGACACCACTGCGTGCAGACACTCGCTGCCGTGCGGCGCTTTCCGAGGACTCCAGCGATATTCGTGAGCCATTCGCACGATGCTGACCAAGACAAGGCGCCCAGGCACCCGGCAATTCGCCGCTACTTCGGCGTGAGCCAGGTGTGCATCGACCGCCTTGTGAGAGATGGCCTACCTGAGGGGCGCGTGGAGTTTCTGGCGAACTTCGTAGACACCCGGCGGTTCCTGCCCCGGCCGCCGCTCCCGCCTCGACCGCGACGGGCCCTGGTCTTCAGCAACTATGCAAGGAGCGATACTCACCTCCCCGCGGTTGTCGAGGCATGCCGGCGGGCCCGGGTAGAGCTCGATGTGGTCGGACTGTGGAATGGCAACCCCGTAGACGCCCCCGAGAGGCTTCTCGGGCAATATGACCTCGTTTTCGCAAAGGCGAAGAGCGCGATCGAGGCCATGGCTGTCGGTACGGCTGTCGTGCTCTGCGACTACGCGGGCGTCGGGCCGGCGGTCAATACCTCGAACTTTTGGGCCCTCCGCCGGATGAATTTCGGGTTCCAGGCGTTGAGTGGGCCTCTCACCCCCGAAGCTGTGCTCGCCTCCATGGACGCCCACGACCCCGAGGAGGCCGCTCAAGTCCGAGACATCATCCGCTCCGTGGCCACCGTGGAAGCCGCTGTGGACTTTCTTCTTGGCGTGTACGAGGAGGTCCTCCATCAGGGACCCCCCGGGCAGAAGATGCGCCTAGGAGAGACCGTGTCCCTCTACCTGTGGGAGATCCGGCAGCGGCTGGGCCTGAACAGTCAGCGCCTGCGTAGCAGTCTCCGCCAGAGAGTTGAGCCGGAGCGCCGTCTCTGA
- a CDS encoding LLM class flavin-dependent oxidoreductase, translated as MKFHWFHLMPYPALPQDFSQKYPSVWVTPPAHLYEGKVMHKAYHEYLDELEFAEKMGFDGICVNEHHQNAYGTMPSPNIMAATLTRRTSRAALVVLGNSIALYNPPIRVAEEFAMLDVLSGGRLVAGFPVGTSMDTNYCYGMTPATLRDRYYEAHDLIMRAWTEEEIFAFNGKYTQLRYVNIWPRPIQKPHPPVWIPGGGSIETWVWSAQNDYVYCYLSYGGYRRAQAAVQGYWNAVDSLGKDRNPYRTGFLQLVAVAETDEQAEKDYAAHAHYFYDKCLHIGGGFQAPGYRTQATLERGFLDQFRDRLVAQVTPQQRASNVTAPDLALEMENTWKERLETGSIIAGSPATVRERLEECIESLNVGHLMVLMQWGDMPKEKVQKSTELFAREVMPYLKGKFSNWEDKWYPTGIPQEERARPAPVGS; from the coding sequence GTGAAGTTCCACTGGTTTCATCTCATGCCGTACCCGGCACTGCCCCAGGACTTCTCCCAGAAGTACCCGAGCGTATGGGTGACGCCGCCCGCGCACCTGTACGAGGGCAAGGTGATGCACAAGGCCTATCACGAGTACCTCGACGAGCTCGAATTCGCGGAGAAGATGGGCTTCGACGGCATCTGCGTGAACGAGCACCACCAGAACGCCTACGGCACGATGCCCTCGCCGAACATCATGGCGGCAACGCTGACGCGACGGACGTCGCGAGCGGCCCTGGTCGTCCTTGGGAACTCCATCGCCCTCTACAACCCGCCGATCCGCGTCGCGGAGGAGTTCGCGATGCTCGACGTGCTCAGCGGCGGCCGGCTGGTCGCCGGCTTCCCGGTGGGGACGTCGATGGACACGAACTACTGCTACGGGATGACGCCGGCGACGCTGCGCGACCGCTACTACGAGGCGCATGACCTGATCATGAGGGCCTGGACGGAAGAGGAGATCTTCGCGTTCAACGGCAAGTACACGCAGCTCCGGTACGTGAACATCTGGCCGCGCCCGATCCAGAAGCCGCACCCGCCTGTCTGGATCCCCGGCGGCGGCTCGATCGAGACCTGGGTGTGGTCGGCGCAGAACGACTACGTGTACTGCTACCTGAGCTACGGCGGCTACCGCCGCGCCCAGGCGGCGGTGCAGGGCTACTGGAACGCGGTCGACAGCCTGGGCAAGGACCGCAACCCCTACCGCACCGGCTTCCTGCAGCTTGTCGCGGTCGCGGAGACGGACGAGCAGGCGGAGAAGGACTACGCCGCGCACGCGCACTACTTCTACGACAAGTGCCTGCACATCGGCGGCGGGTTCCAGGCCCCCGGCTACCGGACGCAGGCGACGCTCGAGCGCGGCTTCCTCGACCAGTTCCGCGACCGGCTGGTGGCGCAGGTGACGCCGCAGCAGCGGGCGAGCAACGTCACGGCCCCGGACCTGGCGCTGGAGATGGAGAACACGTGGAAGGAGCGCCTCGAGACCGGAAGCATCATCGCTGGCAGCCCGGCGACAGTGCGCGAGCGCCTCGAGGAGTGCATCGAGAGCCTCAACGTCGGCCACCTGATGGTGCTGATGCAGTGGGGCGACATGCCGAAGGAGAAGGTGCAGAAGAGCACGGAGCTGTTCGCCAGGGAGGTGATGCCCTACCTGAAGGGCAAGTTCTCCAACTGGGAAGACAAATGGTATCCGACGGGCATCCCCCAGGAGGAGCGCGCGAGGCCAGCGCCGGTGGGGAGCTAA